The genomic stretch GGTCAGGAGCATCATGGCGGCCAGATGGGCCCCAGCAGAGTGTCCACACAGGTAAAGGCCCCTGGGACGGGTCAGAGCAGAGAGCCGGGTTTGCCTTCAGTCTCCTCAAAGCCTCAGGCTAGGATCAAGAGGCCCCGGCTCTGCCTGCTGCCACACGGCCAGAGGGGCAGCCTGGCCGCCTCCACGGAGCCAACCTGGGCCACTGTCCTCCCGCCCAGCCCCGTCCCCAGAACCCCTGCAGTGACACCCACTGGTTGCAAGGATACCGCTTCTGGACAAACACGACACTGCGGGCCACTTGGCCGACCATCTGGTCCAGGTTTCCTGCAGAGAGCACCAGCTGGGTCAGGGTCCCCGGGTGCTCTGCGCCCTCCAAGGCCAGGGTCCCCTGGGTGCTCTGCCCCCTCCAAGGCCAGGGTCCCCCAGGGTGCTCTGCCCCCTCCTATGCCAGGGTCCCCTGGGTGCTCTGCCCCCTCCTATGCCAGGGTCCCCCCAGGGTGCTCTGCCCCTCCAAGGCCAGGGTCCCCCGGGGTGCTCGGCCCCCTCCAAGGCCCCCTggcccccacctgcagcaggACTTGGTACCTTTGGGAGCAATGTCATAAGCCACTATCGCCACGGCCACTCCCTTTGCTGTCAGCACGCTAGCCATGAAGGCCGACTCATCTttactgcagagagagagacatggacagAGACGTGACCACTGGTGGCCACTAGGCTGCTTTCCCTGTGTCATGTCCAGGCAGAGCAGGACGTGGCACAGGGCCAAGGGCAGCTCTGTCCTCACCACATCACACGCCGGCGTGGGAACTTGTAAAACAGGGAcagcggcggggggggggggggtgttagctacagcctgcagcgccggcatcccatatgagcgcgggtttgagtcccggcggctccacttgcaatccagctctctgctgtggcctgggaaagcagtagaagatggcccaggtccttgggcccctgcacccacatgggagacctggaagcagctcctggcttcagatcagcacagctccggctgttgaggccatctggggagtgaaccagcggatggaaaacctgtctgtctgtttctctctctctctctccccgcaactctacttttcaaacagagggtgcccagctctgtctgcctggactctgcttccttccccacctccctgccttgtatttatttattttctaatttcgtGCTGAAATCTCACGTCCTGGGAATCCCCCAGTTGTGACAAACCAGGACAGTGGCCACTGGCTTGGCCCTGGATGGTGTTCCCCAAAACACCACGTCCACATCCTGACCCCCAGGCCCCGTGACTGTGGCCTTGGCTGGGAGCGGGGTCTTTGCATCTGGAATCAGGGTGAGGGGCGCTCCGCCTGGATGAGAACGGCTCCTGAGGGCAGCGGCCGGGGTCATCCTAAGACAGAGGCGGAGGCTGCGCCGACGGGGCCCCGGCCGAGCAGTGCCTGCGCCACCAGGAGCTGACACGCAGGGAaggctcctcccagccctgcttcctggACCATGGCAGCACGGGGCCAGAACGCACTTCCGGTGTTCAGGGCGCCAAGCACGAGGTCCACTGCCGCAGCAGCCCCGGGGAAACGCACGCACCGGGGAGGGAGGAGCCGCCCCTGCCCTCTCTACCCCCACGCACCTGCCGCTCTGCCAGTACCCGCCATGGAAGAACAGGAAGAAGGGCAAGGCTGGAAGACAGGCGGGGCGGTGAGCGAGGCCAGGCTCCGGCTGGGCTCCGGCTGGGCTCCGGCTGGGCTCGGCGGCCAGCCCTCCGCCCCACGTCGGCTCACCTTCAGACTGCTCGTCAGGAAAGTAGATGTCCATCTTCTCCCCGTCGCCATCTCCGTAAGGGACATGCAGCTGGCACCTCCTGGTGGCCCGGGCCCTCGTGGTGGCTGTCTCGGAAGCAGACGGGTCACGGTCAGCACGGGCTCAGGGGCCACTCCTAGCCAGCCCAGGTGGACACGGCTTCCTGAGAGCACCCTTGGGTGGACGAGTGGCCTCTGGCTGTGAGCATCGCGGGAAGGGGACCCTGCGTCCTGACGTCCGTCGGCACGGGAACTCCCGGTGCCAGCAGCCCCGGCCTCACCAGTACTTTATGCCAGGCTTATCACGTGCACAGCACTGAGTACGCTCTCTAGGGAGTGAACGCAGGTCCAGACGTTTGGGAAAATAATCTAGGGAGACTTAAACTCACCAGAAATAAACAGATAATCAAACAGTATGGGCTGAGTAGCCCTTATGAAAAAATGATTAGGGCCAGAAGTGTTTCCGATTTGGGGATCCTTGTGTATCTATACTGAGATGGAATCCAATTCCAAACATGAAATTGACTTATGTTTcacatataactttttaaaatgtatttgagaggccggcgtagcaggtaaagcctctgcaatgctcacatcccgtatgggcgccggttcaagtcccggctgctccatttcttttcatgatgtggtatctcccctgccaggtaagtatccatttcttttctttttgagatttatttatttacttggaaggcagagttacagagagagagagagagagagagagagagagagagagagaggtaggtaggtcttccatctgccggttgactccccagatggctgcaacagctggagctgggctgatttgaagccaggagccaggagcttcttccaggtctcccacgcaggtgcaggggcccaagcacttgggctatcttccactgctttcccaggccacagcagagagctggatcggaagtggagcagctgggtctcaaatcagcaccattatgggatgccggcatcgtaggtggcagctttgtccgctacaccacagtgccagccctggctgctccatttctgacccagatcccagataatggcccaagtgtttgggcccctgcacccacatgggggacatgAATGAGgtgcctgactcctggatttggcctggccctgccctgaccactgtggccatttggggagcgagctagtggatggacgatctctctgtctctgttgcttccgctctctaactctgcccttcaaataaaataaatatttttaaaaaatgacgtaatattaaaaaaatattttcaggggtgggcgtttgacctggagttaagatgctggttaaggggccggcgctgtggcatagcaggtaaagccgccgcctgcagtgccagcatcgcatatgggctctggcctcaagtccaggctgctcctcctccaatccagctctctgctgtggcctgggaaagcagcagaagatggcccaggtctttgggcctctgcacctgcatgggagacctggaggaagctccgggctcctggctttggtggtcCAGCTCAGCtgcggcccagctctggctgttgcggccatttgggaagtgaacaggtggatggaatccctctctctctgtctctccctctgtctgtaactctgcctctcagataaataaaaattaaaaaaaaaaaaatcaaactagggctgagaaaatcatagcaaccttgccacccacatgggaaaactgggttaagttccaggttcttggctttggcctggaccagccctggctactgcgggcatttggggagggaaccagtgggcaaaagatctttcaagtaaaattaaaataaatgttaacaaaGTTTTTTAAATCTAAGAACATAGGTTTCCTTCAAGCTCATGCGTTTCACAACATACTCAAATATTTACTGGGCAAACAAAGAGTCAACCAGTACAAAGCTGGCACAGAAGGGACCTGAAGGGGCGAGGACACGGCTCCCCACGTCCCTGGGGACAAGCAGGACAGATCTCAGGTTAGAGAGCCACTGCTCGGACAGCTCTGGAAGGTTCCAGGCTGCCTGCTGAAACCCAGAGTCGCAGCACCCAGCCTTGCTGCTTGCCCGGGGCCAcgtcctgggggcagctgccccagcccagcacgGGGCCTGGCCAGGCCGCGGATGGACGTTGGTGACCTGAAGCCACTTGGGCTCCCAAGCCCTGATCTCCCGAAAGAGAAGGAGGtgtccctgctccctcccccacagccGTGGCCCCCAGCTCCAGCTAGATGCTGCCTGTTCTCACGCCTCTCTCTGGCCTTTTATTTGCTTTAAGTTAAAGAtttacagggctggcactgtggcgcagtgggttaacgccctggcctgaagcagtggcatcccatgtgtgccctggttcctgtccccgttgctccacttctgatccagctccttgctaatgctccctgggaaagcagaagatggcccaagtccttgggcccctgcatctgcgtgggagacccggaaaaagctcctggctcctggctttggattggtgcagctccagctgttgcagccatttggggagtgaaccagaggatggaagacctctctctctgcttctcctctctctgtgtaactctgctttcaaataaataaataataaatctttaaaaaaatatttacttacttgagaggcagttacatgtatatatatatatatatatatatatatatatatatatatatatatataaagagagagacagagagagagagagagagaggtgtcttccatccactggcccactcccaaaatggcctcagtggccagagccgggctgaaccaaagccaggagccaggagcttcttccgggtctcccacgtgggtgcaggggcccaagcacttggaccatcttctactgctttcccaggccacagcagagagctggatcggaagtggagcagccgggactcgaaccggagcccatatgggatgctgacattgcaggtgaaggcttagtccaccacgccacagcaccggccctgggcaTGTGGGAGGGCAGGCCCAGTGCACTGGAGCTAGCCATGACCCTCACCAGTACCTGCTGAGGGCGCCCCGGGCACCTGCTGCTGCATTACTCGGGGCCATGCAGACCAACAACGTCAGGCCTAAAATCAGGCTGCACGGCACCCACCGCACGGCAGGAAGACGGGTCACCTGTTCTCAAAAGCTCAGGACCCCCGGCAGCACCCAGTGGGTGGCCTAGGTGGGACCTAGGTGGGACCGTGGCATCTTTTACAGAATCCCAGTCCTGCGGTGCAGCCCCTCTGTGCAGCCCGCCTGCTGTGGGGGTCTTGGGCACCTGGAGCTGGGTGTTTGGGAATCGGCCCCCTGGGGGCTCGGCTGagggcccctcctccccgcccccagcattCTGAACCAGCAGCACGTGCCGAAGGCCACACGAGGCGGCCACAGAGGTCCCAGTGGTACCCTGGAGTCCTGTCTGTGCGTAGGTCCTCAAGGCCTCCTGTGGTCCCTGGCGGACGACCCATCTGCTGGGCGAGTACTGGTTCTCCAGTTCCTACAGGAGAGACACAGACTGCCTAAGACCTCCGCCCTCAACCCGGAGCGCACCCCCACTGCTGGCCCgagagcccctcccccagagcccaggctcccCTGTACTTGGGGCCCGGAGCCAGTGTCATGGAGCTGGTGTCCCTCCAGACAGCTAGTTCCACCTGCAGGGGCGCAGCGCAGCCCGAGGCAGGGGCGAGGAGGAACCAACCAGGCTCCGTCTGCAGGGgctgcctgggaaggtggctgaGGGCTGGGAAGCTGGGCCGGAGGCTGCAGGGTCTCGGGCGGCATCAGGCAGTCAGGTTTTGGAGAAGGGCTCAGGGCCACCATTATGGGAAAGCTCGCTGCGGCccagagaggggtgggagagaatcttccatcccctggttcactccccagacggccacaatggccagggctgggccaggcggaagccaggaaccaggagcttcttccaggtctcccatgtgggtgcagggacctgggtcatcttccgctgctctcccaggccatagcaggagctggatcggaagtggagcagccgggactggaaccggcacagCTGAACCCAATCATACACCCCGGCACCAGTCCCGATTCTGCAGGCTGCCGGGTGACCGTCTCCGTCCTCCCTGGCACTGTGTCACAGCCAACCTCACAGGGCTGCTTCCTTCTCTCGTTGCCCCGGGCTCCGGGCCAGGCGCACACCAGAACCGAGCTGTACCCGGGAGGCGCTCACCTGCGGACGCCCCCTTCCCGCTGTTGCTCAGGGCCCCTGCGCGCTAACACAGCAGGTGCACGcgtggtgggcggggcggggtccaGCGCGTCCACCAGCTCCCCAGGAGGCTAGCTAGGACTCCGTAACGGACGCCAGGCGCCTTTCCAACCCAGCACCCGgcggggccccgcccctccgcctAAGGCGTTGCACAAACTCCCCAGAGGCCCGCACCCTCGGCTCCCGGCCTCCCGCGACCTCTGAGCCTGGGAGCAGAAAAGCGGATCAGGCTGGTCTGCGCGGGCCCCGGGCTCCCAGTCCCGCCTACCTCGGGGGGCATCGTCTTCCA from Lepus europaeus isolate LE1 chromosome 18, mLepTim1.pri, whole genome shotgun sequence encodes the following:
- the AFMID gene encoding kynurenine formamidase isoform X1 — encoded protein: MMDVPGAGSGREAAWKTMPPEELENQYSPSRWVVRQGPQEALRTYAQTGLQATTRARATRRCQLHVPYGDGDGEKMDIYFPDEQSEALPFFLFFHGGYWQSGSKDESAFMASVLTAKGVAVAIVAYDIAPKGNLDQMVGQVARSVVFVQKRYPCNQGLYLCGHSAGAHLAAMMLLTDWAQLGAAPNLRGFFLLSGVYDLEPLVHTSQNAPLLMTPEDAQRNSPQRQLEAARAQPADPACPVLVIVGQHDSAEFHRQSREFYQALCRGGWTASLEELHDVDHFEIVENLTQEEDALTQIILKTIFRKF
- the AFMID gene encoding kynurenine formamidase isoform X3 produces the protein MMDVPGAGSGREAAWKTMPPEELENQYSPSRWVVRQGPQEALRTYAQTGLQATTRARATRRCQLHVPYGDGDGEKMDIYFPDEQSEALPFFLFFHGGYWQSGSKDESAFMASVLTAKGVAVAIVAYDIAPKGNLDQMVGQVARSVVFVQKRYPCNQEDAQRNSPQRQLEAARAQPADPACPVLVIVGQHDSAEFHRQSREFYQALCRGGWTASLEELHDVDHFEIVENLTQEEDALTQIILKTIFRKF